A genomic segment from Hippoglossus stenolepis isolate QCI-W04-F060 chromosome 3, HSTE1.2, whole genome shotgun sequence encodes:
- the rereb gene encoding arginine-glutamic acid dipeptide repeats protein isoform X2, giving the protein MLSSTQTTLKARAVAAEVIALEEEEEKKNYTHSLHYAASILNSHVIGDSHSLCVYRPLRRVVSTSHSPTAIDMDDLFSPRRSLNSTQGEIRVGSSHQAKLPELQPRPAPGLQTPTDGEELMWTPGVNDCDLLMYLRAARSMAAFAGMCDGGSTEDGCLAASRDDTTLNALNMLHASHYDAAKALQRLVKKPLPRLIEKCWSEGDVKHFIKGLRQYGKNFFRIRKDFLPSKKTGELITFYYHWKKTPEAAGTRAYRQQRRQPSSRKAKTRSAAASVNAQSRNYSVDVSSASEDDLDSEDSEQDIKTCSHCGATSSKDWHQGGKDNNPLLCTTCRSYENKHGCLPPAPKSASGSFMFKPVKEEEEHSKHGMRTRRSRAPQLSSLRSGHRRLTGSPTSEDQQSSNQPSPSGVTSIALRSSSADNKNESTRRTNKKIKEEVTSPKTTKRVRESPAQEPEKVTPKRQKTQDPQGSRSEGEAEVEEESSSESRSAQDDGSSDTKDIDQDNRSSSPSIPSPQQGNESDSDSSAQPNGVPSEPVASAAVLADTPVPQAHPSQGPIVTAQPLQSTSSSDPAQSPPPPSPDAPQPAAGQSPASGGPNSRPLPVPHPLPGPLPLPSALGQDSPLYPAFQVPPALNSVQPLQSHGLSPQPPQRPPPFFRESQLSQPPLSGTQIKPPPTTPIQPSHKQQPHQSATPFPQMPSNLPPPPALKPLNSLPNQHPPGAPPPPLQLMPQPMPLQSLPAQLPLISQVQTHPGKSTTPSHPPAAASHPLNAVTTSAIGPVPSLQPSFMPLPLRPSPSSTAVAPLVHIKEEPLDEIEEAETPPSPPSPPSPPSPPRSPSPEPTVINIASHASQSARFIKHLDRGYNSCARTDLFFTPLSSSKLAKKREEAVEKSRREAELSARQEREREKEREREREREADRNARASSSSHDSRMSESQMTVQGHGRSSYEQPPTTVAAVQPYIGPDTPALRTLSEYARPHVMSPSNRNHPFYVSLSPGDPLLAYHMPGLYSAEPSMRERELRNLRERELRERMKPGFEVKPPDMETMHPSANPMEHFARHGALGLPHMPGPPHHFAAFHPGMNHLERERMALVGPQMRQELTYAERLTAERLHAERMASVADPATRLQMLNVTPHHHQHSHIHSHLHLHQQDPLGQGSSPHPLDPVSTGPRFARFPFPGGPMPNPLLSDLPHDHEMLRHPLFGAAYPRELQGPIPQMSAAHQLQAMHAQSAELQRMAMEQQWLHAHHLHGGPLPSQEDYYSRLKKEGDKPS; this is encoded by the exons ATGCTCAGTTCCACCCAGACAACTTTGAAGGCTCGAGCTGTGGCTGCTGAGGTCATCGcactggaagaggaggaagaaaaaaaaaactacactcACTCCCTCCACTACGCCGCCTCCATTTTGAATAGCCATGTAATCGGGGATTcgcacagtttgtgtgtgtatcgcCCACTGCGCCGCGTAGTGTCAACAAGCCACAGTCCGACCGCCATCGACATGGACGACCTGTTCAGTCCGCGGAG gaGCCTGAACAGCACACAGGGCGAGATAAGAGTGGGGTCAAGTCATCAG gcCAAGCTTCCAGAGCTGCAGCCGCGGCCTGCTCCGGGTCTGCAGACTCCGACGGACGGCGAGGAGCTCATGTGGACGCCAGGGGTCAACGACTGTGACCTCCTCATGTACCTCAGAGCTGCGAG GAGCATGGCAGCGTTTGCAGGGATGTGTGACGGTGGATCCACAGAGGACGGATGTTTAGCAGCCTCCCGTGATGATACCACACTCAACGCTCTCAACATG CTCCATGCAAGTCACTACGATGCTGCAAAGGCTCTCCAGCGTCTGGTGAAGAAGCCTCTGCCAAGGCTCATAGAGAAGTGCTGGTCGGAGGGTGATGTG aaacatttcattaaaggcCTGAGACAGTATGGAAAGAATTTCTTCCGCATCAGGAAAGACTTCCTACCCAGCAAAAAGACT GGAGAGCTGATCACTTTCTATTACCACTGGAAGAAAACTCCCGAGGCTGCAGGAACAAGAGCTTATCGACAGCAACGCCGGCAGCCGTCCTCCCGCAAGGCAAAGACtcgctctgcagcagcttcgGTCAACGCCCAATCTCGAAATTATTCAG TGGATGTGAGTTCTGCCAGCGAGGACGATCTTGATAGTGAAGACAGTGAACAGGACATTAAGACCTGCAGCCACTGTGGTGCAACAA GTTCTAAAGATTGGCACCAAGGAGGAAAAGATAATAACCCTCTGCTGTGCACGACTTGTCGTTCATATGAAAACAAGCACGGGTGTCTGCCGCCAGCTCCGAAATCTGCCAGCGGTTCATTCATGTTTAAACCTGtcaaggaggaagaggagcacagCAAGCATGGCATGAGGACTCGGCGAAGCAGAGCACCT CAACTGTCGTCTTTAAGAAGTGGCCACAGGAGGCTCACAGGCTCCCCCACCAGTGAGGATCAGCAATCCAGTAACCAGCCGTCCCCCAGCGGAGTGACTTCCATCGCTCTGAGATCATCTTCCGCAGACAATAAGAATGAATCCACTAGGAGGACAAACAAG AAGATAAAAGAGGAGGTTACGTCACCAAAGACAACAAAACGTGTACGAGAGTCTCCTGCTCAGGAGCCTGAAAAAGTTACACCTAAAAGGCAGAAGACGcag GATCCACAGGGCTCCCGGTCAGAGGGAGAGGCCGAGGTAGAGGAGGAAAGCTCCTCAGAAAGCCGCAGCGCTCAGGACGATGGCAGTAGTGACACCAAAGATATCGATCAGGACAACCGCAGCTCCTCTCCCAGCATCCCCAGCCCTCAGCAGGGCAACGAGAGCGACTCGGACTCGTCTGCCCAGCCGAACGGTGTCCCATCAGAGCCTGttgcctctgctgctgtgttagCTGACACACCAGTCCCACAGGCCCACCCCTCTCAGGGTCCCATCGTCACTGCTCAGCCGCTGCAAAGCACCTCCTCTTCTGATCCCGCTCAGagcccccctcctccatctccagatGCTCCTCAGCCAGCAGCCGGACAGTCACCTGCCTCAGGGGGTCCAAACAGCCGACCACTCCCCGTCCCTCACCCTCTTCCTGGTCCGCTTCCTCTCCCGTCGGCTTTGGGTCAGGACTCTCCTCTTTATCCAGCATTTCAGGTCCCACCTGCTCTCAACTCTGTGCAGCCTCTGCAGTCACATGGCCTGTCGCCTCAGCCCCCCCAGAGGCCCCCACCCTTCTTTAGGGAGTCGCAGCTCtctcagcctcctctgtccgGGACACAGATCAAGCCTCCTCCCACCACCCCCATTCAACCGTCACACAAACAGCAACCACACCAGTCTGCTACACCTTTCCCCCAGATGCCCTCTAATCTTCCCCCTCCGCCTGCTCTAAAACCCCTCAATTCTCTACCCAACCAGCATCCTCCAGGtgctccacctccccctcttCAGCTCATGCCGCAGCCTATGCCATTACAGTCACTTCCCGCGCAACTTCCACTAATCTCTCAGGTGCAGACCCACCCTGGAAAAAGCACGACTCCCTCTCACCCACCTGCTGCGGCCTCGCACCCTCTCAACGCCGTAACAACTTCAGCTATCGGGCCCGTCCCAAGCCTCCAGCCATCCTTCATGCCTCTTCCTCTGAGACCCTCGCCGAGCAGCACAGCTGTGGCGCCACTCGTTCACATTAAGGAAGAGCCACTGGATGAGATTGAGGAGGCAGAGACTCCACCCTCTCCACCCTCTCCACCGTCTCCACCGTCTCCACCTCGAAGCCCCTCGCCCGAGCCCACCGTCATTAACATAGCAAGCCACGCCAGCCAGTCTGCACG GTTCATCAAACACTTGGACCGTGGTTACAACTCCTGTGCTCGAACCGACTTGTTCTTCACCCCACTTTCGTCTTCCAAATTGGCCAAGAAACGGGAGGAGGCCGTGGAGAAGTCGAGGAGAGAGGCTGAACTCAGTGCTCGGCAAGAGcgggaaagagagaaggagcgagagcgagagcgagaaagagaggcTGACAGAAATGCT AgagccagcagctcctcccATGACAGTCGTATGAGTGAGTCCCAGATGACGGTTCAGGGCCACGGACGCTCCTCCTATGAGCAGCCACCCACCACCGTCGCTGCTGTGCAGCCATATATTGGCCCTGATACGCCTGCTCTGCGCACCCTGAGTGAATATGCCCGACCACACGTCATGTCCCCCTCCAACCGCAACCACCCATTCTATGTGTCACTGAGCCCCGGTGACCCCCTGCTGGCCTACCACATGCCCGGCCTGTACAGCGCTGAACCCAGCATGAGAGAGCGCGAGCTGAGGAACCTCCGAGAGAGAGAGCTCCGCGAGAGGATGAAGCCTGGCTTTGAGGTCAAGCCCCCAGACATGGAAACCATGCATCCCTCTGCTAACCCCATGGAGCATTTTGCCAGACATGGAGCACTGGGTCTTCCCCACATGCCCGGGCCTCCCCACCACTTCGCAGCCTTCCATCCCGGCATGAACCATCTAGAGCGGGAGAGGATGGCACTAGTAGGACCTCAGATGCGCCAAGAGCTGACTTACGCGGAGCGACTCACTGCAGAGCGGCTTCACGCGGAGAGGATGGCGTCTGTGGCAGACCCTGCTACCAGGCTGCAGATGCTCAATGTGACGCCGCATCATCATCAGcactctcacattcactctcacctgcacctgcaccaaCAGGACCCTCTCGGTCAAG GTTCAAGTCCTCATCCTCTGGACCCTGTATCAACAGGACCACGTTTTGCCCGATTCCCCTTCCCTGGTGGCCCCATGCCCAACCCTCTACTCAGCGACCTTCCTCATGATCACGAAATGCTGCGCCACCCGTTGTTTG GAGCAGCATATCCACGAGAGCTGCAGGGCCCGATTCCTCAGATGTCTGCCGCTCACCAGCTCCAAGCCATGCATGCTcagtctgcagagctgcagaggatgGCTATGGAGCAGCAGTGGCTGCATGCGCATCACCTACATGGAGGCCCTCTACCAAGCCAGGAGGATTACTACAG CCGCCTGAAGAAAGAAGGTGACAAGCCATCGTGA
- the rereb gene encoding arginine-glutamic acid dipeptide repeats protein isoform X4 produces MLSSTQTTLKARAVAAEVIALEEEEEKKNYTHSLHYAASILNSHVIGDSHSLCVYRPLRRVVSTSHSPTAIDMDDLFSPRRSLNSTQGEIRVGSSHQAKLPELQPRPAPGLQTPTDGEELMWTPGVNDCDLLMYLRAARSMAAFAGMCDGGSTEDGCLAASRDDTTLNALNMLHASHYDAAKALQRLVKKPLPRLIEKCWSEGDVKHFIKGLRQYGKNFFRIRKDFLPSKKTGELITFYYHWKKTPEAAGTRAYRQQRRQPSSRKAKTRSAAASVNAQSRNYSVDVSSASEDDLDSEDSEQDIKTCSHCGATSSKDWHQGGKDNNPLLCTTCRSYENKHGCLPPAPKSASGSFMFKPVKEEEEHSKHGMRTRRSRAPQLSSLRSGHRRLTGSPTSEDQQSSNQPSPSGVTSIALRSSSADNKNESTRRTNKKIKEEVTSPKTTKRVRESPAQEPEKVTPKRQKTQDPQGSRSEGEAEVEEESSSESRSAQDDGSSDTKDIDQDNRSSSPSIPSPQQGNESDSDSSAQPNGVPSEPVASAAVLADTPVPQAHPSQGPIVTAQPLQSTSSSDPAQSPPPPSPDAPQPAAGQSPASGGPNSRPLPVPHPLPGPLPLPSALGQDSPLYPAFQVPPALNSVQPLQSHGLSPQPPQRPPPFFRESQLSQPPLSGTQIKPPPTTPIQPSHKQQPHQSATPFPQMPSNLPPPPALKPLNSLPNQHPPGAPPPPLQLMPQPMPLQSLPAQLPLISQVQTHPGKSTTPSHPPAAASHPLNAVTTSAIGPVPSLQPSFMPLPLRPSPSSTAVAPLVHIKEEPLDEIEEAETPPSPPSPPSPPSPPRSPSPEPTVINIASHASQSARFIKHLDRGYNSCARTDLFFTPLSSSKLAKKREEAVEKSRREAELSARQEREREKEREREREREADRNARASSSSHDSRMSESQMTVQGHGRSSYEQPPTTVAAVQPYIGPDTPALRTLSEYARPHVMSPSNRNHPFYVSLSPGDPLLAYHMPGLYSAEPSMRERELRNLRERELRERMKPGFEVKPPDMETMHPSANPMEHFARHGALGLPHMPGPPHHFAAFHPGMNHLERERMALVGPQMRQELTYAERLTAERLHAERMASVADPATRLQMLNVTPHHHQHSHIHSHLHLHQQDPLGQGEGSSPHPLDPVSTGPRFARFPFPGGPMPNPLLSDLPHDHEMLRHPLFGAAYPRELQGPIPQMSAAHQLQAMHAQSAELQRMAMEQQWLHAHHLHGGPLPSQEDYYR; encoded by the exons ATGCTCAGTTCCACCCAGACAACTTTGAAGGCTCGAGCTGTGGCTGCTGAGGTCATCGcactggaagaggaggaagaaaaaaaaaactacactcACTCCCTCCACTACGCCGCCTCCATTTTGAATAGCCATGTAATCGGGGATTcgcacagtttgtgtgtgtatcgcCCACTGCGCCGCGTAGTGTCAACAAGCCACAGTCCGACCGCCATCGACATGGACGACCTGTTCAGTCCGCGGAG gaGCCTGAACAGCACACAGGGCGAGATAAGAGTGGGGTCAAGTCATCAG gcCAAGCTTCCAGAGCTGCAGCCGCGGCCTGCTCCGGGTCTGCAGACTCCGACGGACGGCGAGGAGCTCATGTGGACGCCAGGGGTCAACGACTGTGACCTCCTCATGTACCTCAGAGCTGCGAG GAGCATGGCAGCGTTTGCAGGGATGTGTGACGGTGGATCCACAGAGGACGGATGTTTAGCAGCCTCCCGTGATGATACCACACTCAACGCTCTCAACATG CTCCATGCAAGTCACTACGATGCTGCAAAGGCTCTCCAGCGTCTGGTGAAGAAGCCTCTGCCAAGGCTCATAGAGAAGTGCTGGTCGGAGGGTGATGTG aaacatttcattaaaggcCTGAGACAGTATGGAAAGAATTTCTTCCGCATCAGGAAAGACTTCCTACCCAGCAAAAAGACT GGAGAGCTGATCACTTTCTATTACCACTGGAAGAAAACTCCCGAGGCTGCAGGAACAAGAGCTTATCGACAGCAACGCCGGCAGCCGTCCTCCCGCAAGGCAAAGACtcgctctgcagcagcttcgGTCAACGCCCAATCTCGAAATTATTCAG TGGATGTGAGTTCTGCCAGCGAGGACGATCTTGATAGTGAAGACAGTGAACAGGACATTAAGACCTGCAGCCACTGTGGTGCAACAA GTTCTAAAGATTGGCACCAAGGAGGAAAAGATAATAACCCTCTGCTGTGCACGACTTGTCGTTCATATGAAAACAAGCACGGGTGTCTGCCGCCAGCTCCGAAATCTGCCAGCGGTTCATTCATGTTTAAACCTGtcaaggaggaagaggagcacagCAAGCATGGCATGAGGACTCGGCGAAGCAGAGCACCT CAACTGTCGTCTTTAAGAAGTGGCCACAGGAGGCTCACAGGCTCCCCCACCAGTGAGGATCAGCAATCCAGTAACCAGCCGTCCCCCAGCGGAGTGACTTCCATCGCTCTGAGATCATCTTCCGCAGACAATAAGAATGAATCCACTAGGAGGACAAACAAG AAGATAAAAGAGGAGGTTACGTCACCAAAGACAACAAAACGTGTACGAGAGTCTCCTGCTCAGGAGCCTGAAAAAGTTACACCTAAAAGGCAGAAGACGcag GATCCACAGGGCTCCCGGTCAGAGGGAGAGGCCGAGGTAGAGGAGGAAAGCTCCTCAGAAAGCCGCAGCGCTCAGGACGATGGCAGTAGTGACACCAAAGATATCGATCAGGACAACCGCAGCTCCTCTCCCAGCATCCCCAGCCCTCAGCAGGGCAACGAGAGCGACTCGGACTCGTCTGCCCAGCCGAACGGTGTCCCATCAGAGCCTGttgcctctgctgctgtgttagCTGACACACCAGTCCCACAGGCCCACCCCTCTCAGGGTCCCATCGTCACTGCTCAGCCGCTGCAAAGCACCTCCTCTTCTGATCCCGCTCAGagcccccctcctccatctccagatGCTCCTCAGCCAGCAGCCGGACAGTCACCTGCCTCAGGGGGTCCAAACAGCCGACCACTCCCCGTCCCTCACCCTCTTCCTGGTCCGCTTCCTCTCCCGTCGGCTTTGGGTCAGGACTCTCCTCTTTATCCAGCATTTCAGGTCCCACCTGCTCTCAACTCTGTGCAGCCTCTGCAGTCACATGGCCTGTCGCCTCAGCCCCCCCAGAGGCCCCCACCCTTCTTTAGGGAGTCGCAGCTCtctcagcctcctctgtccgGGACACAGATCAAGCCTCCTCCCACCACCCCCATTCAACCGTCACACAAACAGCAACCACACCAGTCTGCTACACCTTTCCCCCAGATGCCCTCTAATCTTCCCCCTCCGCCTGCTCTAAAACCCCTCAATTCTCTACCCAACCAGCATCCTCCAGGtgctccacctccccctcttCAGCTCATGCCGCAGCCTATGCCATTACAGTCACTTCCCGCGCAACTTCCACTAATCTCTCAGGTGCAGACCCACCCTGGAAAAAGCACGACTCCCTCTCACCCACCTGCTGCGGCCTCGCACCCTCTCAACGCCGTAACAACTTCAGCTATCGGGCCCGTCCCAAGCCTCCAGCCATCCTTCATGCCTCTTCCTCTGAGACCCTCGCCGAGCAGCACAGCTGTGGCGCCACTCGTTCACATTAAGGAAGAGCCACTGGATGAGATTGAGGAGGCAGAGACTCCACCCTCTCCACCCTCTCCACCGTCTCCACCGTCTCCACCTCGAAGCCCCTCGCCCGAGCCCACCGTCATTAACATAGCAAGCCACGCCAGCCAGTCTGCACG GTTCATCAAACACTTGGACCGTGGTTACAACTCCTGTGCTCGAACCGACTTGTTCTTCACCCCACTTTCGTCTTCCAAATTGGCCAAGAAACGGGAGGAGGCCGTGGAGAAGTCGAGGAGAGAGGCTGAACTCAGTGCTCGGCAAGAGcgggaaagagagaaggagcgagagcgagagcgagaaagagaggcTGACAGAAATGCT AgagccagcagctcctcccATGACAGTCGTATGAGTGAGTCCCAGATGACGGTTCAGGGCCACGGACGCTCCTCCTATGAGCAGCCACCCACCACCGTCGCTGCTGTGCAGCCATATATTGGCCCTGATACGCCTGCTCTGCGCACCCTGAGTGAATATGCCCGACCACACGTCATGTCCCCCTCCAACCGCAACCACCCATTCTATGTGTCACTGAGCCCCGGTGACCCCCTGCTGGCCTACCACATGCCCGGCCTGTACAGCGCTGAACCCAGCATGAGAGAGCGCGAGCTGAGGAACCTCCGAGAGAGAGAGCTCCGCGAGAGGATGAAGCCTGGCTTTGAGGTCAAGCCCCCAGACATGGAAACCATGCATCCCTCTGCTAACCCCATGGAGCATTTTGCCAGACATGGAGCACTGGGTCTTCCCCACATGCCCGGGCCTCCCCACCACTTCGCAGCCTTCCATCCCGGCATGAACCATCTAGAGCGGGAGAGGATGGCACTAGTAGGACCTCAGATGCGCCAAGAGCTGACTTACGCGGAGCGACTCACTGCAGAGCGGCTTCACGCGGAGAGGATGGCGTCTGTGGCAGACCCTGCTACCAGGCTGCAGATGCTCAATGTGACGCCGCATCATCATCAGcactctcacattcactctcacctgcacctgcaccaaCAGGACCCTCTCGGTCAAGGTGAAG GTTCAAGTCCTCATCCTCTGGACCCTGTATCAACAGGACCACGTTTTGCCCGATTCCCCTTCCCTGGTGGCCCCATGCCCAACCCTCTACTCAGCGACCTTCCTCATGATCACGAAATGCTGCGCCACCCGTTGTTTG GAGCAGCATATCCACGAGAGCTGCAGGGCCCGATTCCTCAGATGTCTGCCGCTCACCAGCTCCAAGCCATGCATGCTcagtctgcagagctgcagaggatgGCTATGGAGCAGCAGTGGCTGCATGCGCATCACCTACATGGAGGCCCTCTACCAAGCCAGGAGGATTACTACAGGTGA